One genomic region from Mytilus trossulus isolate FHL-02 chromosome 9, PNRI_Mtr1.1.1.hap1, whole genome shotgun sequence encodes:
- the LOC134685601 gene encoding uncharacterized protein LOC134685601 isoform X4 — MRKASAYRLEKKAGDAHWNKQYKKYTVDVDKRVVNHLRRVLNKRIDDHMNSLTESEDKETPDSSTSQNAPRKQPTKRPDIFNRYNDIEVIKPKKQTPKEESNGKVENGRALPGIKNDHGHKNGHSAVTVNVTNTDSAADEADSKAEGNDTTKGNLSAEEDEILDIPPFNLEDDSSDYGDFRQCQVSPVPTPVLQRPMTREQTRISHEDKVSDILNGNVNRYCSANSKTIRIYLSSGFSDSVTERSVLMERVFPQLRNFCAAKGFELDVYDLHWGLKDCTFDDHSLPETFLNTLHSCLSSEYEINMVLFLGEKYGPSILPAKISQDDFEKIIQKTRSHTENEVEKIRKRLKEIDEVKEEREREDSGITSENTASDLNDKEPSSADIPHQINSANDINKFRSHAETIKREAAVVKMLQEKHDSLPSPALLMHWYKLDENHVPPIYRLQKISSEYSDFIKGDFSRREAGRTSWKEVEAKINSVLMQIVPEVFPDEKSRRKFSSSLLDLEIEYGIVNSDSACDHCVVIHRTLEHIASGIGQESNSDYIDVVNRRLEDTKHNRITEYRDNIHTMVSGANVLPYEIEWVAGGIKTSGGRYQQVYLDKMCKQLQDTIQNRLYQDLEAMKNQENKMKLFDEVSHHVSFCQQRARSFQGRQEQLQLIKSYLLSNCRSPLVVYGPGGSGKTALLSKVARDTKTWFKSVDARIVIRSIGKTTSSVNVRTLLRDICQQLCLILDADDEDMPTEYKGLMNFFNQLLSQATEQSHLVILIDSLDQLTDEHDGRKMSWLPKKLPHYAHVIVSTSPDEKYECLPQLKKMLRDDAFIELPDLPVEDAVEILNHWLMKDNRALQQYQFDLIIDKFTTCPLPLFLKVAYDEALSWTSYMDPEHCKLMDTVKKMAGFKFSKMELKYGEATIKRALGYIAASRSGVTDNEMEDLLSLDDAVMDEVMVRYTPPRRHFPQIIWVKIREELNYYLTESKTYNINTIRWSHGQFNEAAIDRYLKNKDKAPSYHKAMAEYFMGEWAEKPKPFGGNTRGSLRYVSSQQMYFESNAEGEEIFYNVRRTNELPYHLLNSQQMENFKSHTLCNFEWVLAKLCGTSLRELVEEYQTALLTEPGDMDLRTLSDAIQLSGEALTKDPRQLASQMVGRLHGVLAKDVPTSPGDPRKYPFLHTFMNQAKVPSVLSLIPSIGCLTQPGGVLFDLLSGHSDPITAVTLTTDGLKALTCSKDNTMKLWDLRTGKVMRTIENVGTNVRMIRPAMNNALIVTVEGSVIKVWNIRYNELVLVINKYVDPPEIGIAGEGKYLCALFDGSNMLRTWNLSKSNYPMLSSVTIDNHKVFQERSVLIAPNSFDERILVAFRGANVGAVHHARTGKHMHTLNCSEDSSSVTSLGITRDYYIMACRQNFMKLHEIFQLELFDQKKGRYLRSVRGCIHDRITEMHLNYIGSHAICINANEQTSTTDIAIWNVETEDHKHLARHSGESTMGACSDFRFCLTAGKNDRSLHIWNISAKINQSQPKLKKNLGVNQIVPMVDNPRYVVARQMNNGPVSIWNVAKAKCLDKAVRIERGLSDSSDVVLIRNTRVIILTDKGFSANTDSSRPVFKTLLTYDLQSKRFIRKLDSCFIPPLPAHEYVLLDDDRLLSLSDSRNHFVIWNMNTRNPDDRIRPNFAEIEKKRGIGVKENSSLIKPGLGVTMTPWDRRSETLSAKKRRQQKEIEVEKKRIDELKNEKDNNIDQYVISGNHRIIVASFFAHHMCVFDIVDKKHTQTMVSDTSMLFLHVSAITHEGDYIVHANYDEENKMSFVTLWDCTTGNVKKRLKNESDVMALGITDNASRVIIGRGKNELHIWDPMYSRSLQKIKGYRGLEFSPESKIFVINEGKRAVVYAGDISIWDIEKASVIAIFTPDMRINCVNIALNGQLITFGLQEVPDVVTLKLTSKNTLTMLEQGGEDMFGEAPDESSEEEEDEDDYD, encoded by the exons ATGAGAAAGGCTTCGGCTTATAGGCTAGAAAAGAAG GCTGGTGATGCCCACTGGAATAAGCAGTACAAAAAGTATACCGTCGATGTTGACAAAAGAGTTGTCAATCATCTAAGG AGAGTTTTAAATAAACGAATAGATGACCACATGAACAGTTTAACTGAGTCAGAAGACAAAGAAACGCCCGACAGTTCAACCAGTCAAAATGCCCCTAGAAAACAACCG ACTAAAAGGCCTGACATCTTCAATCGCTATAACGATATAGAAGTCATTAAACCAAAGAAACAAACACCTAAAGAGGAATCAAATGGAAAAGTTGAAAATGGTAGGGCTTTACCTGGTATCAAGAATGACCATGGACACAAAAATGGACACTCCGCAGTAACTGTAAACGTTACTAATACTGACTCAGCAGCCGATGAAGCAGACAGCAAAGCAGAAGGCAATGACACCACAAAGGGCAATTTGAGCGCGGAAGAGGACGAAATCCTTGATATACCTCCATTTAATCTTGAAGATGATTCAAGTGACTATGGAGATTTTAGACAATGCCAGGTCAGCCCCGTGCCGACTCCAGTATTACAAAGGCCAATGACCAGAGAACAAACCCGGATATCACACGAAGACAAGGTTTCTGACATTTTAAACGGAAACGTAAATAGATATTGTTCTGCTAATAGTAAAACAATTAGGATTTACCTGTCTTCTGGATTTTCAG ATTCAGTAACAGAAAGATCAGTTCTAATGGAAAGAGTCTTTCCACAACTCCGTAATTTCTGCGCAGCCAAAGGCTTTGAATTAGACGTTTATGATCTCCATTGGGGTTTGAAAGACTGTACTTTTGATGACCATTCATTACCTGAGACATTTCTTAATACACTTCATTCTTGTCTGAGCTCTGAGTATGAGATTAATATGGTA ctATTCCTAGGAGAGAAATATGGACCAAGCATACTACCAGCCAAAATTTCACAAGatgattttgagaaaattaTACAGAAAACAAGAAGTCATACAGAAAATGAGGTTGAAAAGATACGAAAACGTTTAAAAGAAATAGACGAAGTCAAGGAAGAACGTGAAAGGGAAGATAGTGGAATAACTTCGGAAAATACTGCAAGTGATTTAAATGACAAAGAGCCATCATCAGCGGACATTCCACATCAAATAAACTCTGCAAACGACATCAACAAGTTCAGATCTCACGCTGAAACAATCAAACGAGAAGCAGCGGTAGTTAAAATGTTACAGGAGAAACATGATTCACTTCCTAGTCCTGCCTTATTGATGCATTGGTATAAACTGGATGAAAATCATGTCCCACCTATTTATAGACTGCAAAAAATTAG ctCAGAGTACTCAGATTTTATTAAAGGTGATTTTTCTAGACGTGAAGCTGGACGCACATCGTGGAAGGAAGTGGAAGCTAAAATTAATTCAGTTCTTATGCAGATTGTTCCAGAGGTCTTCCCCGATGAGAAATCTAGGAGAAAATTTTCGAGTTCAT tattggATCTTGAAATTGAGTACGGTATTGTTAACTCAGATTCAGCATGTGATCATTGTGTTGTCATTCACCGAACATTAGAACACATCGCCTCTGGGATTGGTCAAGAGTCCAATTCTGACTACATTGATGTTGTAAATAGACGTCTGGAAGACACGAAACACAATCGAATCACAGAGTATCGTGACAATATACACACAATG GTTTCTGGAGCTAATGTTTTGCCTTATGAGATTGAATGGGTTGCTGGAGGAATTAAAACGAGTGGTGGTCGTTATCAGCAGGTTTACCTCGACAAAATGTGTAAGCAGCTTCAAGATACAATACAAAATCGCCTATACCAGGATCTggaagctatgaaaaatcaagaaaacAAGATGAAATTATTTGACGAAGTGTCACATCATGTCAGTTTCTGTCAACAAAG AGCAAGAAGTTTCCAAGGTCGTCAAGAGCAACTACAGCTTATAAAATCCTATCTTTTATCAAATTGTCGTTCTCCATTGGTAGTCTACGGCCCTGGTGGTAGTGGGAAAACAGCTCTACTGTCAAAAGTAGCAAGGGATACAAAAACTTGGTTCAAGTC GGTGGATGCGAGAATAGTTATACGATCCATTGGTAAAACAACATCATCAGTAAATGTGCGAACCCTTCTGAGAGATATTTGTCAACAACTATGTTTGATACTAGATGCAGATGACGAAGACATGCCAACG GAGTACAAAGGACTTATGAACTTTTTCAATCAACTTTTGTCACAAGCAACAGAACAGAGTCATTTAGTGATACTTATTGACTCGCTAGACCAACTTACAG ATGAACATGATGGACGAAAGATGAGCTGGTTACCAAAGAAATTACCACATTATGCACACGTCATCGTATCAACTAGTCCTGATGAAAAATATGAGTGTCTTCCACAATTGAAGAAGATGTTGCGTGATGATGCGTTTATTGAATTACCAGATTTACCAGTTGAAGATGCAgttgaaatattaaatcatTGGCTAATGAAAGACAATCGTGCTCTTCAACAATACCAGTTTGATTTGATTATTGATAAGTTCACTACATGTCCTCTTCCACTTTTTCTCAAAGTCGCATATGACGAAGCGTTGTCGTGGACGTCTTACATGGATCCTGAGCATTGTAAATTGATGGATACTGTCAAGAAAATGGCCGGTTTCAAATTTTCTAAGATGGAATTAAAATATGGCGAAGCTACCATTAAACGTGCGTTAGGTTACATTGCTGCTTCTAGGAGTGGAGTCACGGACAATGAGATGGAAGATCTTCTGTCACTTGATGATGCTGTGATGGATGAAGTTATGGTTCGTTATACACCTCCACGTCGCCATTTTCCACAAATCATATGGGTCAAAATAAGAGAGGAGCTTAATTATTACCTGACtgaaagtaagacctacaataTCAATACGATAAGATGGTCGCATGGTCAGTTTAATGAAGCTGCAATAGACCGATATCTTAAGAACAAAGATAAAGCACCATCTTACCACAAGGCAATGGCTGAATACTTTATGGGAGAATGGGCAGAGAAACCAAAACCCTTTGGAGGAAATACTCGAGGAAGTCTTCGATATGTTTCTTCTCAGCAAATGTATTTTGAGTCAAATGCCGAGGGTGAGGAAATTTTCTACAATGTAAGGAGAACTAATGAACTACCATATCATCTTTTAAATTCACAGCAAATGGAAAATTTCAAAAGTCATACATTATGCAATTTTGAATGGGTTCTTGCCAAGTTGTGTGGAACATCTCTTAGAGAACTGGTAGAGGAGTATCAAACAGCTCTTTTGACTGAACCAGGTGACATGGACCTAAGAACACTATCCGATGCCATACAACTATCTGGAGAAGCACTTACTAAAGATCCGAGACAGCTAGCGTCTCAAATGGTAGGTCGATTACATGGAGTTCTAGCCAAAGATGTTCCGACTTCACCAGGAGACCCTCGAAAATATCCATTCTTGCATACTTTTATGAACCAAGCAAAAGTGCCGTCTGTTTTATCTTTAATTCCATCAATTGGATGCTTGACACAACCTGGAGGTGTATTATTTGACCTACTTTCTGGACATTCTGATCCAATAACAGCAGTGACCTTAACAACTGATGGATTAAAGGCGCTCACATGCTCAAAGGATAATACAATGAAGTTGTGGGATCTAAGAACTGGAAAAGTAATGCGAACAATTGAAAACGTTGGAACAAATGTTCGAATGATTCGGCCTGCTATGAACAATGCCTTAATAGTAACCGTAGAGGGTAGTGTTATAAAAGTTTGGAATATCCGCTACAATGAACTTGTActtgtaataaataaatatgtagaTCCACCGGAAATTGGCATTGCTGGTGAAGGGAAATATTTGTGTGCATTGTTTGATGGTAGTAACATGTTGCGCACTTGgaacttaagtaaaagtaattATCCTATGCTGTCTTCTGTGACTATTGACAATCATAAAGTATTTCAAGAAAGATCTGTTCTTATTGCGCCTAATTCGTTCGACGAAAGAATACTTGTTGCCTTTAGGGGAGCAAACGTGGGAGCAGTTCATCATGCCAGAACAGGAAAACATATGCACACACTAAATTGCAGCGAAGATTCCTCCTCCGTTACAAGTCTTGGTATTACGAGAGACTATTATATAATGGCATGCAggcaaaattttatgaaacttcatgaaatatttcagcTTGAATTGTTTGACCAGAAAAAAGGTCGATACCTCCGTAGTGTTCGTGGTTGTATACATGATCGCATTACTGagatgcatttaaattatattggATCTCATGCCATTTGTATAAATGCAAACGAACAAACAAGTACTACAGATATAGCAATCTGGAACGTGGAAACCGAAGACCACAAGCATTTAGCCCGTCACTCGGGTGAATCTACAATGGGGGCTTGTTCAGATTTTAGATTCTGCCTAACGGCAGGAAAAAATGATCGATCTCTGCACATATGGAACATAAGTGCAAAAATAAATCAGAGTCAACCCAAGTTAAAAAAGAACCTTGGCGTGAATCAGATTGTGCCAATGGTTGACAATCCAAGATATGTTGTCGCCCGACAAATGAACAATGGTCCTGTAAGCATATGGAATGTTGCAAAAGCAAAATGTTTGGACAAGGCTGTCCGAATAGAAAGGGGACTCTCGGATTCATCCGATGTCGTCCTTATTCGAAATACAAGAGTTATCATATTGACTGACAAGGGATTCTCTGCAAATACAGATTCATCTAGACCGGTGTTCAAAACCCTTCTTACATATGATCTTCAGTCAAAACGCTTCATACGTAAATTAGACAGTTGTTTCATCCCGCCATTACCGGCGCATGAATATGTTCTCCTCGATGATGACCGTCTCCTTAGCTTATCTGATTCTagaaatcattttgttatttggaaCATGAATACAAGAAATCCAGATGACAGAATCAGACCAAACTTTGcagaaatagaaaagaaaaggGGAATTGGAGTTAAAGAAAATTCTTCCCTTATCAAACCAGGTCTTGGAGTAACAATGACGCCATGGGATCGTAGATCCGAAACATTGTCGGCGAAAAAGAGGAGACAGCAAAAGGAAATCGAAgttgaaaagaaaagaatagatgaactaaaaaatgaaaaagacaataaCATTGATCAATACGTCATAAGTGGAAACCACCGTATTATTGTAGCCTCTTTCTTTGCTCATCATATGTGTGTATTTGACATTGTTGACAAAAAACATACACAGACTATGGTGAGTGACACTTCCATGTTGTTTTTACATGTGTCGGCTATCACACACGAGGGAGATTATATAGTTCATGCAAATTACGACGAGGAAAATAAGATGAGTTTTGTCACATTGTGGGACTGCACAACCGGAAATGTTAAAAAACGattgaaaaatgaaagtgaTGTCATGGCATTGGGAATCACAGATAATGCTTCACGTGTCATCATAGGCAGAGGAAAGAATGAACTGCATATCTGGGATCCCATGTACTCTAGGTCGTTACAAAAGATAAAAGGTTATCGCGGTTTAGAGTTTAGCCCTGAGAGTAAAATATTCGTCATAAACGAAGGAAAGCGAGCTGTAGTATATGCTGGAGATATTTCCATTTGGGATATTGAAAAAGCATCCGTCATAGCAATTTTCACACCCGACATGCGTATTAACTGTGTAAATATAGCGCTAAATGGTCAGCTGATAACATTTGGTCTACAAGAAGTTCCTGACGTTGTTACTCTTAAACTTACGTCAAAGAACACATTGACAATGTTAGAGCAAGGTGGGGAAGATATGTTTGGTGAAGCTCCAGATGAGTCATCAGAAGAGGAAGAAGATGAAGACGATTATGACTAG